The Hyperthermus butylicus DSM 5456 genome includes a region encoding these proteins:
- a CDS encoding (Fe-S)-binding protein, with protein MVLDTRVILELIRDNMRVRGLPLPVPEDVLSKWTHGLSIPRDGEYLLFTGGLYQLLPYIEALVGQLEKLEKGVIGGLALKLAKRVAKISELAKFVAKPDKRMEEFSTKVLQSIVVLLEAAGVDFYYRPELDGYSGALLYDLGLDKSFQQHALKLYERLREVGVQKIVTVDPHTTHMLRNVYPRYVGGYSIEVKSYLELLYENLAKLEFQNASGPEVVIHDPCLYARFEDILEPPRRLLEAAGYRVVEPRRSGRLTYCCGGPIEAVAPRLSKRIAENRVEELSSYSTIIVTLCPICYANLSRVAPDNTRVEDISILLAERLVSRAG; from the coding sequence TTGGTTCTCGATACTAGGGTGATCCTCGAGCTTATAAGGGATAATATGAGAGTCCGCGGGCTGCCACTGCCTGTGCCGGAGGATGTGCTGTCAAAATGGACTCACGGTCTAAGCATTCCCCGCGATGGCGAGTATTTGCTATTTACTGGCGGGCTATATCAGCTCCTACCATACATCGAGGCTCTTGTGGGACAGCTTGAGAAGTTGGAGAAAGGCGTTATTGGAGGACTAGCGCTCAAGCTTGCTAAGAGAGTTGCAAAGATAAGCGAGCTTGCCAAGTTTGTTGCTAAACCCGATAAGAGGATGGAAGAGTTTTCGACAAAGGTTCTTCAGAGTATTGTCGTGCTACTAGAGGCAGCTGGTGTAGACTTCTACTATAGGCCAGAGCTTGACGGGTATAGCGGTGCATTACTCTACGACCTTGGGCTTGACAAAAGCTTCCAGCAGCACGCCTTAAAGCTGTATGAGAGACTGCGGGAGGTGGGTGTACAGAAGATCGTTACGGTAGATCCCCACACCACGCATATGCTTCGCAACGTATACCCCAGATACGTTGGGGGCTACTCGATAGAGGTCAAGTCATACCTCGAACTACTCTACGAGAACCTTGCCAAGCTAGAGTTCCAGAACGCCAGCGGTCCAGAGGTAGTGATACACGATCCCTGCCTCTATGCCAGGTTCGAAGACATACTTGAGCCGCCACGCCGCCTACTAGAGGCTGCAGGGTACCGCGTAGTAGAGCCTAGGAGGAGTGGCAGACTCACCTATTGCTGTGGCGGACCCATAGAGGCTGTAGCGCCAAGGCTTTCAAAGAGGATTGCCGAGAATAGGGTGGAAGAGCTCTCAAGCTACTCGACTATTATTGTCACACTCTGCCCGATATGCTATGCGAATCTGAGCCGCGTAGCTCCGGACAATACGCGTGTAGAGGATATATCCATATTGCTTGCTGAGAGGCTGGTGAGCCGTGCCGGTTGA
- a CDS encoding PHP-associated domain-containing protein yields the protein MLRLRGDLHTHSSVSDGRESPEEIVLTAIDKELGVIAITDHDSFLGSLKARKVVRELGVELVVVIGAEIRTEAGDILVYCSENPLERIPRNPFELVDVAREEGCLVVPAHPFDIRRKGISELVYRGRWDAIEVFNAYSDPLSNRRAVEAARVLKLPGLANSDAHVAAAIGSAYNIIEVREPSAEEVLEAIRVGRVTPVAGRPSISAVFSQAAWSIKRRIMRRNRGPSRLNYLEEGGIRYEES from the coding sequence TTGCTCAGGCTTCGTGGGGACCTGCATACGCATAGCAGTGTGAGTGATGGGAGAGAGTCGCCAGAGGAGATAGTGCTAACTGCAATCGACAAGGAGCTGGGCGTGATAGCGATCACCGATCATGACAGTTTTCTTGGCTCTTTAAAGGCTAGGAAGGTGGTGAGAGAGCTAGGGGTTGAACTCGTAGTGGTTATCGGCGCTGAGATACGGACGGAGGCTGGTGACATACTAGTCTACTGTAGTGAGAACCCACTGGAGCGTATACCCCGCAACCCGTTCGAGCTAGTTGATGTCGCCCGGGAGGAGGGCTGCCTTGTAGTACCAGCACACCCCTTCGACATACGCAGGAAGGGGATTAGCGAACTAGTCTACCGCGGCAGGTGGGATGCTATAGAGGTCTTCAACGCCTATAGTGACCCCCTATCAAACCGACGTGCAGTCGAAGCTGCCCGCGTCTTGAAGCTTCCAGGCTTAGCCAACAGTGATGCTCACGTGGCAGCAGCGATAGGATCAGCATACAATATCATCGAGGTTAGGGAGCCTAGCGCTGAGGAGGTATTAGAGGCTATACGTGTTGGGAGAGTCACGCCCGTCGCGGGTAGGCCGAGTATATCGGCCGTCTTTAGCCAGGCTGCTTGGAGCATCAAGCGGCGCATAATGCGACGTAATAGAGGGCCTAGCAGATTAAATTACCTTGAAGAGGGAGGTATAAGGTATGAGGAGAGCTAA
- a CDS encoding ATP-dependent helicase yields MAIVYAGHCPGDEGVYELLRPYVAEWFKRRYGSFTPPQRCAIPLIKKGYNVLVSSPTGTGKTLAVFLGIIDELFRLGEAGELEEQIYAIYVSPLRALNNDMKRNLLDPLEGIRRVAEGMGHSLPEIRVAVRTSDTPPSEKQRMTRQPPHILITTPESLAIALNAPRFRERLATTRWVVVDEIHELASSKRGSHLSLSLERLENLVGRPIQRIGLSATIAPLEEVAKFLVGFRDTGEPRDCIIVDARFAKPIDIRVLCPVSDLIHTPAEQVNEAIYRLLAKLIREHRTTLVFTNTRSATEKVVYKLKKLLKEEGIADFDEIEAHHSSLSRDLRLAVEEKLKRGELKVVVSSTSLELGIDIGYIDLVVLLSSPKSVSRLLQRVGRAGHHIRQVSKGRIIVVDRDDLVECTVLAKAALERKIDRVHIPRNPLDVLAQHLVGMALERKWRIEEAYRLVRRSYSFHTLSLEDFVNVLRFLAGRYGLEEYRVYAKIWLDEKEGVFGRKRGARMIYYLNSGTIPDEVKVKVFTLDGRYVGDLEEPFVQILTPGDIFVLGGKTYEFIRSEGMRIYVRPAEGQKPTVPSWFSEMLPLAFDSALLVGAFRRWITEMIEEGVPREEAVRLIAKHYNLEHHAAENIYDYVLEQYLFTGGKVPSDKMILVELFHDLESDATSIIFHSLFGRRVNDALSRAYAYQLTRIAGTNVRVTVTDNAFMLTVPGLRDDINLEELVYSVKPNELEDILKRVLRNTELLKRRFRYCAERSFMLLRRYRGREKDPHTLQLNAQTLLEAVERIPGFPVLKEAYREILEDYMDIVNARLVLEWLHEGHVMVDYFGPTTVPSPFAHHIVVRGYSDIVLMEDRKKLLMELHERVMELLRRRMYRGEPREAVEAGR; encoded by the coding sequence TTGGCGATAGTGTATGCTGGCCACTGCCCGGGCGACGAGGGCGTATATGAACTGCTTAGGCCATATGTGGCAGAATGGTTTAAGAGGAGGTATGGAAGCTTCACGCCTCCCCAGCGTTGCGCAATACCGCTGATTAAGAAGGGGTATAATGTTCTCGTCTCGTCGCCCACGGGGACTGGCAAGACTCTAGCAGTGTTCCTAGGTATTATTGACGAGCTGTTCCGGCTGGGGGAGGCTGGCGAGCTTGAGGAACAGATCTATGCTATCTACGTGTCACCCCTTCGAGCGTTAAACAATGACATGAAACGTAACTTGCTCGACCCCCTTGAGGGTATAAGGCGTGTAGCAGAGGGTATGGGCCATAGTCTTCCCGAGATACGGGTTGCTGTGAGAACGAGTGATACTCCTCCGAGCGAGAAACAACGCATGACAAGGCAGCCACCACACATATTGATAACAACGCCGGAGAGCCTAGCGATAGCACTTAATGCGCCGAGGTTCCGAGAAAGACTCGCTACCACGAGATGGGTGGTAGTAGATGAAATACATGAACTTGCATCGAGTAAGCGCGGCTCACATCTAAGCCTCTCGCTTGAGAGGCTTGAGAACCTTGTTGGCAGGCCTATACAGAGAATAGGATTATCGGCAACAATTGCGCCACTGGAAGAGGTTGCAAAGTTCCTCGTAGGTTTCCGCGACACCGGCGAGCCTAGGGACTGCATTATAGTCGATGCCAGGTTCGCTAAGCCGATAGACATCCGCGTTCTATGCCCTGTTAGTGACCTTATACATACACCTGCTGAGCAAGTGAACGAGGCTATCTATAGACTACTTGCAAAACTAATACGAGAGCACCGCACAACGCTCGTATTCACGAATACGCGGAGTGCGACAGAGAAAGTCGTCTATAAGCTGAAGAAGTTATTGAAGGAGGAGGGTATAGCAGACTTCGACGAGATAGAGGCACATCATAGCAGTCTTAGCCGTGATCTAAGGCTTGCTGTCGAGGAGAAACTGAAGAGGGGAGAGCTAAAGGTAGTGGTATCATCTACCAGTTTGGAGCTGGGCATAGACATAGGCTACATAGACCTGGTAGTCCTTCTGAGCAGCCCCAAGAGCGTTTCAAGGCTCCTGCAGAGAGTTGGCCGTGCCGGTCACCACATTAGACAGGTTAGCAAGGGGAGGATCATAGTTGTCGACCGCGACGACCTGGTAGAATGCACCGTGCTGGCCAAGGCCGCGCTTGAGAGGAAGATAGACAGGGTACACATACCCAGGAACCCGCTAGACGTTCTGGCACAACATCTTGTAGGCATGGCCCTTGAGAGGAAGTGGCGTATTGAGGAGGCCTACCGGCTCGTGAGGCGAAGCTATAGCTTCCACACACTATCCCTCGAGGACTTTGTGAACGTGCTACGCTTTCTAGCTGGGCGCTATGGCCTCGAGGAGTATCGGGTCTACGCAAAGATATGGCTTGACGAGAAGGAGGGAGTGTTCGGCCGTAAGCGTGGTGCACGGATGATATACTACCTCAACAGCGGCACCATACCCGACGAGGTTAAGGTAAAGGTGTTTACTCTTGACGGACGCTATGTGGGCGACCTGGAAGAACCCTTCGTCCAGATACTAACGCCAGGCGACATCTTCGTCCTTGGTGGCAAGACATACGAGTTCATACGCTCGGAGGGCATGCGGATCTACGTTAGACCCGCCGAGGGACAAAAACCCACCGTACCAAGCTGGTTCTCCGAGATGCTACCACTAGCCTTTGACTCCGCGCTACTAGTCGGTGCTTTCCGCCGCTGGATAACCGAGATGATAGAGGAGGGAGTACCACGAGAGGAGGCTGTGAGGCTAATTGCTAAGCACTACAACCTTGAGCATCATGCAGCCGAGAATATCTACGACTATGTGCTCGAGCAATACCTCTTCACAGGAGGCAAGGTCCCAAGCGACAAGATGATACTTGTCGAGCTATTCCACGACCTAGAATCAGACGCTACGTCAATAATCTTCCATAGCCTCTTCGGTCGCAGAGTAAATGATGCACTATCCAGGGCCTACGCCTACCAGCTAACAAGAATAGCAGGAACTAATGTGCGCGTCACCGTGACCGATAACGCTTTCATGCTCACAGTGCCAGGGCTGAGAGACGACATAAACCTTGAAGAGCTAGTCTACAGCGTTAAGCCCAATGAGCTAGAAGATATTCTCAAGAGAGTGCTACGCAACACCGAGCTGTTGAAGAGAAGGTTTAGATATTGCGCCGAGAGAAGCTTCATGCTGCTGAGAAGGTACCGTGGTAGAGAGAAGGACCCTCACACGCTCCAGCTCAACGCCCAGACGTTGCTAGAAGCTGTGGAGCGCATACCGGGCTTCCCCGTGCTTAAGGAGGCTTATCGCGAGATACTCGAGGACTACATGGACATAGTTAATGCCCGGCTTGTCTTAGAGTGGCTCCACGAGGGCCATGTAATGGTGGACTACTTCGGCCCTACGACAGTACCGAGCCCCTTCGCCCACCACATAGTGGTTAGGGGCTATAGCGACATAGTACTCATGGAGGATAGGAAGAAACTGCTAATGGAGCTACACGAGAGAGTGATGGAGCTGCTAAGAAGGCGTATGTACCGCGGAGAGCCTAGAGAGGCTGTAGAAGCCGGCAGATAG
- a CDS encoding ribbon-helix-helix domain-containing protein: MPQTIVVTFKVPVELVEKLDELVRMGIFKNRSEALRHALVMLLNKYRGGLFAEEAIRGGYQGTLQIEGDDIEV; the protein is encoded by the coding sequence GTGCCACAGACAATAGTTGTGACATTTAAGGTTCCGGTGGAACTCGTGGAGAAGCTTGATGAGCTGGTAAGGATGGGTATATTTAAGAATAGGAGCGAGGCTCTCCGTCACGCTCTCGTCATGCTGTTAAACAAGTATCGGGGTGGGCTATTTGCGGAGGAGGCTATCAGAGGAGGATATCAAGGTACTCTACAAATTGAGGGAGATGATATCGAGGTTTAG
- a CDS encoding universal stress protein, whose translation MSFVLEPSYAISYLFRRILVPVDGSESSMRALEVALDFARRYGSKVSVLHVHAPGADTKAIREAIEKRVRDKGVAVDIKFKEYNPQTSSVANEIISEIIEGGYDLVVLGARGNTANEDLMIGSVALSITINSATSVMIIR comes from the coding sequence ATGAGCTTTGTACTGGAACCAAGCTATGCCATAAGCTACCTCTTCCGCCGAATACTTGTACCCGTAGATGGCTCAGAATCAAGCATGAGAGCTTTAGAAGTGGCACTTGACTTCGCACGGCGCTACGGATCAAAAGTCTCAGTACTCCATGTTCACGCACCGGGAGCAGATACTAAGGCGATTAGGGAAGCCATAGAGAAGAGGGTAAGGGACAAGGGCGTTGCAGTGGACATAAAGTTTAAGGAGTATAACCCACAGACAAGCAGTGTCGCAAATGAGATAATATCAGAAATCATCGAAGGAGGCTACGACCTAGTAGTCCTTGGCGCCCGCGGAAACACAGCAAACGAGGATCTAATGATTGGGAGTGTAGCCCTATCTATAACCATAAACTCGGCAACATCAGTCATGATCATAAGATGA
- a CDS encoding PolB1-binding protein PBP2 family protein encodes MGYLRRRLSEEDIKVLYKLREMISRFSSEELKVFAYVWDNISVGELLFERDLYTIYKVSKPILVARRLREKGVIERGEGCYNLAKWLRKLRKKVGSFGELRALLDKLP; translated from the coding sequence GTGGGCTATTTGCGGAGGAGGCTATCAGAGGAGGATATCAAGGTACTCTACAAATTGAGGGAGATGATATCGAGGTTTAGCTCCGAAGAGCTCAAGGTATTCGCCTATGTTTGGGACAACATCTCAGTGGGCGAGCTTCTCTTCGAGCGTGACCTCTACACCATATACAAGGTGTCCAAGCCCATACTCGTAGCTAGACGGTTGAGGGAGAAGGGTGTTATAGAGAGGGGTGAAGGCTGCTACAACCTGGCAAAGTGGCTCCGCAAGCTACGCAAGAAAGTGGGTAGCTTCGGTGAACTCCGAGCGCTCCTAGACAAGTTGCCCTAA
- a CDS encoding type II glyceraldehyde-3-phosphate dehydrogenase, which translates to MARVRVGVNGFGTIGKRVAEAIMLQPDMELVGVTKTKPDYTAKYAVSRGIPVYVPKESLEEFQAKGIEPAGTIEELLEKVDVIVDATPGGTGRKYKPLYEKAGVKMIFQGGEKADIAELSFSTLCNYEQALGKTSLRVVSCNTTGLLRAICSISRLAPVRRVRATIVRRAADPKEIKRGPVNAIKPDPVKTPSHHALDVKTVLPDLDIVTMAVVVPTTLMHVHIVYAELEKPVTREDVVATFESTPRILLADASYGLASTAELVEYARDLGRKRYDIPELIVWLDSIAVNGVEVMWMQAVHQEAIVVPENIDAIRAVAELAKTAEETIRITDERLGLLKGRIP; encoded by the coding sequence GTGGCACGGGTTAGGGTTGGCGTAAACGGGTTTGGAACTATAGGTAAGCGTGTAGCTGAGGCAATAATGCTCCAGCCTGACATGGAGCTTGTTGGTGTCACAAAAACAAAACCAGACTATACCGCAAAATATGCTGTGTCCAGGGGAATACCTGTCTACGTGCCAAAAGAGAGCCTAGAGGAGTTTCAAGCTAAGGGCATAGAGCCAGCTGGCACCATAGAGGAGCTGCTCGAGAAAGTCGATGTCATAGTCGACGCTACGCCCGGAGGTACTGGTAGAAAGTATAAGCCTCTCTACGAGAAAGCCGGGGTCAAGATGATATTTCAGGGCGGTGAAAAAGCCGACATAGCAGAGCTATCGTTTAGCACTCTCTGTAACTACGAACAAGCACTTGGCAAAACCTCGCTGCGTGTGGTATCCTGCAACACTACCGGCCTTCTACGTGCCATCTGTAGTATATCAAGACTAGCCCCCGTAAGGCGCGTAAGAGCAACCATTGTCCGGAGGGCTGCAGATCCTAAGGAGATTAAACGTGGCCCTGTCAACGCGATAAAGCCTGATCCTGTAAAGACGCCTAGCCATCACGCTCTTGACGTTAAGACTGTATTGCCAGACCTCGACATAGTAACTATGGCAGTAGTGGTTCCAACAACACTAATGCACGTACATATAGTCTACGCTGAACTCGAGAAGCCTGTAACAAGAGAGGACGTGGTAGCAACATTCGAGTCCACACCAAGAATACTGCTCGCCGACGCAAGCTACGGGCTAGCAAGCACTGCCGAGCTAGTAGAGTATGCTAGGGACCTAGGCAGAAAGCGCTACGACATCCCAGAGCTAATAGTATGGCTTGACAGTATAGCCGTTAACGGCGTTGAGGTTATGTGGATGCAAGCAGTACACCAAGAGGCAATCGTAGTGCCAGAAAACATCGATGCTATAAGGGCTGTGGCAGAGTTAGCCAAGACAGCCGAGGAGACCATAAGGATAACCGATGAGAGACTCGGCCTCTTGAAGGGCAGAATACCATAA
- the cas4 gene encoding CRISPR-associated protein Cas4, whose protein sequence is MAILEELYVIKQRDFSEKLRELTDPNVVYVTDLVTCSHKRIMRLNYPLLSFQFEPQLLIGELVHAGLQALLARDGSEWRAEVQIEERYDIDGGEVVLKGRADLVKYNDGVPETVVEIKTARMLPEGAPLEHHVMQLRIYLQLLGARRGILLYVTPDRLVEFEVEPVNVDIGALIRETVYDMRAPRYDWECRYCPFRKFCPYARKARQQQ, encoded by the coding sequence TTGGCTATTCTCGAGGAGCTATATGTTATCAAGCAGCGGGATTTTAGTGAGAAGCTTCGCGAGCTAACAGACCCTAATGTTGTCTACGTCACCGATCTTGTTACATGTAGTCATAAGAGGATTATGAGGTTAAACTATCCACTGCTAAGCTTCCAGTTTGAGCCACAGTTGCTTATCGGCGAACTTGTGCATGCTGGGCTTCAGGCGCTGCTGGCGAGGGATGGTTCTGAGTGGAGGGCTGAGGTACAGATTGAGGAGAGATATGATATTGATGGTGGGGAGGTTGTTCTTAAGGGGCGTGCAGACCTCGTCAAGTATAACGATGGTGTCCCGGAGACGGTCGTAGAGATTAAGACTGCGCGCATGCTCCCCGAGGGAGCGCCACTAGAGCACCATGTTATGCAGCTCCGCATATACCTGCAACTCCTTGGTGCTCGACGTGGCATCCTCCTCTACGTCACCCCCGACCGCCTCGTAGAGTTCGAGGTTGAACCCGTAAACGTTGACATAGGGGCTCTTATCCGGGAGACAGTTTACGATATGAGGGCTCCACGCTATGACTGGGAGTGTCGCTATTGCCCCTTCCGCAAGTTCTGTCCCTACGCCCGGAAGGCTAGGCAGCAACAGTAA
- a CDS encoding phosphoglycerate kinase, with protein sequence MPCLLRNGEVIPTIDDLDENYGVKGSKILVRIDINSPIDPRTGRILDDTRIRAHAKTIRELSERGAAVVLISHQGRPGEPDFTSLEPHSKVLSDRLGMTVKFVDDVIGPAARQAIKELKPGEILLLDNTRLVSEEIIEATPEKHAGSIFVQRLAPLFNYYINDAFATAHRSQPSIVGFPMLLPSAAGRVLERELHALSKLYKPEERPRVFVLGGGKVHDTLRILEYLHANRAADRILATGLVAELFMVAKGINIGRKNIEVLEAKGILALVPRARRLLLRGLPLETPVDFVTEHNGEVRVEAVGTGIEGVIRDIGPQTISMYSEMMKEARLIVLRGPAGVIEDPRFRKGTEELVKSAAESNAYVIIGGGHLNVIASNLGLADKENMHLSTGGGALLLFLAGEDLPGLTALAKSARKFFPQLSAKHST encoded by the coding sequence TTGCCGTGCCTTCTCCGTAATGGAGAGGTTATACCCACCATTGACGACCTTGACGAGAATTATGGTGTAAAGGGTTCTAAAATACTTGTGAGAATCGATATTAACAGCCCCATAGATCCCAGGACTGGCCGCATACTCGACGACACACGTATCAGAGCTCATGCCAAGACTATCAGAGAGCTTTCTGAACGCGGCGCAGCCGTAGTACTAATCTCGCACCAGGGCAGACCCGGTGAGCCAGACTTTACGAGCCTAGAGCCACACAGCAAGGTTCTCTCAGACCGGCTCGGCATGACGGTAAAGTTTGTTGATGACGTTATCGGCCCCGCAGCAAGGCAGGCAATAAAGGAGCTTAAACCCGGCGAGATACTACTCTTGGATAACACGAGACTCGTATCGGAGGAGATCATAGAGGCTACACCGGAAAAGCATGCCGGAAGCATCTTCGTGCAAAGGCTAGCCCCCCTCTTCAACTACTATATAAACGACGCATTTGCAACCGCCCACCGCAGCCAGCCGAGCATCGTCGGATTCCCAATGCTACTCCCATCAGCTGCTGGCAGAGTTCTCGAGAGAGAGCTGCACGCGCTATCAAAACTCTACAAGCCAGAGGAGAGGCCGAGAGTATTTGTCCTGGGAGGAGGTAAGGTCCACGATACGCTTAGGATACTGGAGTACTTGCACGCAAACCGAGCCGCTGACCGCATTCTTGCAACAGGCCTCGTAGCAGAACTGTTCATGGTTGCCAAGGGCATAAACATCGGTAGGAAAAACATTGAAGTCCTTGAGGCTAAGGGTATTCTAGCACTAGTTCCCAGGGCACGCAGGCTACTGCTGAGAGGCCTTCCCCTTGAAACACCAGTGGACTTCGTAACAGAGCATAATGGCGAGGTACGTGTAGAAGCTGTTGGCACAGGCATAGAAGGTGTAATAAGAGACATAGGGCCTCAGACCATCTCAATGTACTCCGAGATGATGAAGGAAGCTAGGCTAATAGTACTCAGAGGCCCCGCTGGCGTCATAGAGGATCCAAGATTTAGGAAAGGCACCGAAGAACTGGTGAAATCTGCAGCAGAGTCAAACGCCTATGTAATAATCGGCGGCGGCCACCTCAACGTAATAGCCTCCAACCTAGGGCTAGCCGATAAGGAAAACATGCACCTAAGTACTGGCGGTGGAGCACTCCTCTTATTCCTCGCAGGCGAAGACCTACCCGGCCTCACAGCCCTCGCAAAATCTGCTCGTAAGTTCTTCCCCCAGCTCTCAGCCAAACACTCCACATAA
- the tpiA gene encoding triose-phosphate isomerase — MGTVLLSGLFARYTVKREKGDAMTSRRTPILAINFKAYPTAFGEKGLAIALAADHVAAEYGGSLEVIVAVPATEIVRVSDAVEHVKVYSQHADAVEPGPHTGFLPLEALREAGARGTIINHSEHRVGLNDIDFVIRRATSLGMEVLVCADTPTAAAAAAALSPTMIAIEPPELIGTGIPVSRAKPEIVRETVRLIRMINPEAVVLTGAGITVGEDAVAAIRLGTQGVLVASAVMKASDPEAKIRELAEALARAAEKELG; from the coding sequence TTGGGCACTGTACTGCTATCTGGGCTTTTTGCCCGCTACACGGTGAAGAGAGAGAAGGGGGATGCAATGACTAGTCGCCGCACGCCCATACTCGCGATAAACTTTAAGGCATACCCTACGGCATTTGGTGAGAAAGGCTTAGCCATAGCTCTTGCAGCAGACCATGTAGCCGCCGAGTATGGAGGCAGCCTTGAGGTTATTGTGGCTGTTCCAGCAACCGAGATAGTACGGGTAAGCGATGCTGTAGAGCACGTAAAGGTGTATAGCCAACATGCTGACGCGGTGGAGCCCGGGCCTCACACGGGATTTCTCCCACTAGAGGCTCTAAGAGAAGCTGGTGCCCGCGGAACAATCATAAACCATAGCGAGCACCGTGTCGGGCTAAACGATATAGACTTCGTGATTAGAAGAGCGACAAGCTTAGGCATGGAGGTACTTGTATGCGCTGATACTCCTACAGCCGCAGCTGCTGCGGCGGCATTGTCGCCTACGATGATTGCTATCGAGCCACCAGAGCTTATTGGCACCGGCATACCCGTTTCTAGAGCCAAACCTGAAATTGTGAGAGAAACTGTTAGGCTGATAAGGATGATTAACCCAGAGGCAGTAGTGTTGACAGGTGCAGGCATAACAGTTGGAGAGGATGCTGTGGCAGCGATAAGGCTTGGGACGCAGGGTGTACTTGTAGCCTCTGCGGTCATGAAGGCCTCGGATCCCGAGGCAAAGATCCGGGAGCTGGCTGAGGCGCTGGCTAGGGCCGCCGAGAAGGAGCTAGGTTAG
- a CDS encoding tryptophan--tRNA ligase, which translates to MEGYRLDPWASAIRLEYEKLFRYFGIKPFQPLLPEVEKAFGKPHRLMRRGIIFGHRDYEKILEAYRSGERIALVTGFMPSGKFHFGHKMVADQIIYYQKLGFEIFVVIADAEAYAVRRLDRRKIIEIGLYEYVANLIALGLEKNKHTHIYFQTNYETPYYRLIQMFSRRVTLEEMSAIYGDLEPSKIMAALTQAADILHPQLDYFGGFKYVVVPVGADQDPHIRLTRDIAARFENELGLRRPASTYHRFQTGLDGNKMSSSRPEYTIFLTDPVDIAVRKLKRALTGGRATVEEQRRLGGEPEKCTVYEFYLYHLIEDDTQLRKIYEDCRGSRLLCGPDKEYAAELLAKFLEEHQRRLERARDRVLEYVEPPKF; encoded by the coding sequence GTGGAGGGCTATAGGTTAGATCCATGGGCTTCGGCTATAAGGCTTGAGTACGAGAAGCTCTTCCGCTATTTTGGCATAAAGCCGTTCCAGCCTCTTCTACCAGAAGTAGAGAAGGCATTTGGTAAGCCTCATAGATTGATGAGGCGCGGTATCATATTCGGCCACCGCGATTACGAGAAGATACTTGAGGCTTACCGGTCTGGCGAGCGTATAGCTCTAGTGACCGGGTTTATGCCAAGCGGCAAGTTCCATTTCGGCCACAAGATGGTTGCCGACCAGATAATATACTATCAGAAGCTTGGCTTCGAAATATTCGTCGTTATAGCCGACGCTGAGGCCTATGCTGTGAGGAGGCTTGACAGGAGAAAAATCATAGAGATAGGATTGTACGAGTATGTTGCTAACCTGATAGCTCTCGGGCTCGAGAAGAACAAACACACCCACATTTACTTCCAGACAAACTATGAGACCCCCTACTACCGGCTCATACAGATGTTCTCGCGGAGGGTTACACTGGAGGAGATGAGCGCAATCTATGGCGATCTAGAGCCCAGCAAGATAATGGCAGCACTAACACAAGCAGCCGACATTCTACATCCACAGCTAGACTACTTCGGTGGCTTCAAGTACGTCGTGGTGCCTGTGGGAGCTGATCAAGATCCCCACATAAGGTTAACTAGGGATATAGCTGCTAGGTTCGAGAACGAGCTAGGCCTTAGGAGGCCTGCATCGACGTACCACCGATTCCAGACTGGGCTTGACGGCAATAAGATGAGTAGCTCTAGGCCGGAGTACACTATATTCCTCACAGATCCTGTGGACATTGCTGTAAGGAAGCTTAAGCGGGCACTCACGGGAGGCCGTGCCACGGTAGAGGAGCAGCGTCGCCTGGGCGGCGAGCCAGAGAAATGCACAGTGTACGAGTTCTACCTCTACCATCTCATAGAGGATGACACACAGCTAAGGAAGATCTACGAAGACTGCCGAGGCAGCCGGCTCCTATGCGGCCCCGATAAGGAGTATGCTGCTGAACTCCTAGCAAAGTTCCTCGAGGAGCATCAGCGCCGCCTCGAAAGGGCTAGGGATCGAGTCCTAGAGTATGTCGAGCCTCCAAAGTTCTAA